The genomic window CCGCGCCCATGCCGATTAACATCTCACCCCGACGGACCACCTTTACCAGATCATCTGCTACCAAACGGTGGCCACGCTCCACCAAGTCCAGGGCGCATTCGCTCTTGCCGATGCCTGGTTTTCCCAGAAATAATACTCCAACGCCGTATATGTCCATCAGCGTGCCATGTAGATAAAGGGTGGGGGCAAGTTTATAATCCAGATAGGTAGAGAGGGCATGGATGAATGGGGTGGTAGACATCGGCGTCCGCAAAATCGGAATTTTCCTTTTTTGTGCTTCATCAATAAATTTTCTGTCAATGGCCAGTTTCTTGGTGACAATCACACATGGAGTGCCTAATCGCATTATTGTGGCGATGCGCCGGGCTTTTACTTTTTCCTCCAGGGTCTTTAGATACGAAGTCTCGGTTTTCCCAATGATCATGATCCTTTCGCTCAAGAAATAACCGGTATAGCCGGCAAGGGCAAGTCCGGGTCTAAAAATGTCACAGCTCGTTATTATCCTGCGGGCGAGGAAATCTTCTCCGGTAATTATTTCAAACGAAAAATCGTCTTTTTTCTCTTCGTATAAAGTTTTGGCAGTTATTTTGGTCATACGCGCTTGGTTTTGGCAGCCATTCTTTTTCGTTCTTTAAATTTATCCTCGTATTTTTGTAACTGCCTTTCGGCTTTTTTTGCCACATCAATTATCCCCTGATATATATCCTGGGTATTGACTTTGCAGGTGATGGTGGAGTGTTTGACCCGGAGTGTGAGTTCCACGATACTGATTGATTTATCTTTTTCCAATATTAGATTACCATCGATGATGTGATGCTCAAACCTCCTTAACTTGCCAAGTTTACGACCTGCAAACTCAGTTATTGCATCGGTCAAGGTAAAATTTCGTGCCGAGATCGTAATGTTCATCATGCCTCCCTACATTAAAGTATAAATAAAAATTTAAATAATTCAAGGGCATTGATAATCAACAATTTATAACTTTAATCTCCTTAGGTTCTCTTTAAGGTTGCCTTCAAAAAGATATGAGGCAACAGCTATTCCATCTGCACCCGCCCTGATGACTGCGCGATAATTTTTCTCATTAATGCCTCCGATACCGATGATGGGTAAGGAGATTTTAGCTCTCAATTTTCGGATTAAATTTAGACCCCGGAGTTGGGTGTCCAGTTTGGTCTGGGTTGGATATATCGCGCCTACCCCTAAATAATCTGCACCATCTTTTTCAGCCTTCAGGGCTTCCTTCAAGTTATGGGCAGAAATTCCGATAATGGCTTTTTCTCCAAGCATCGCGCGGGCAATCCTGAGCGGCAGATCATCCTGACCTAAATGGACACCATCGGCTTTGGTCCCCAGGGCAATATCCGGTCGATTGTTGATGATAAATTTGATCTCGGGATTGGTTATTGCCTTTTTAATCTTTTCGGCAACCTGAAAAAATTTTTTATCCGGAAGGGTCTTTATCCGCAATTGAATCATCGTCGCACCATTTTCCTGGAGAATCTTTACTGTCTCCCTTAGCTCTATTTTTTCAAGATATTTTTCATCGATGATTGCATATAATTTAGGGTTGAATCGCTTTTGACTTGTTTCAAGAACAATCTTTTCTATTTCATAGATGCCGAACCTTATTTCCTTCATCTGCCGGCCCGCTTTTTTATTTT from candidate division WOR-3 bacterium includes these protein-coding regions:
- the hprK gene encoding HPr(Ser) kinase/phosphatase, which gives rise to MTKITAKTLYEEKKDDFSFEIITGEDFLARRIITSCDIFRPGLALAGYTGYFLSERIMIIGKTETSYLKTLEEKVKARRIATIMRLGTPCVIVTKKLAIDRKFIDEAQKRKIPILRTPMSTTPFIHALSTYLDYKLAPTLYLHGTLMDIYGVGVLFLGKPGIGKSECALDLVERGHRLVADDLVKVVRRGEMLIGMGAEKSDKLKHHLEIRGVGIVDIFRIFGVKAVRLRKRIEIIIELVYWSETKGEYERLGLTKKTKKILGVAIPYIKLPLTPGKNISVIAEVVAMNYLLELRGINVAREYNEELRRLLLKREVPSVHFDEDIE
- the thiE gene encoding thiamine phosphate synthase, encoding MQWTQILDVNLNRLSESLKFIEDYIRFELKNPRHLEKIRKLRYDFFLLKKSLSLSEIISHRCIKLDAGRTPDFDRIPRSQETDLILANFTRAKEASRIIEEILRLKNKKAGRQMKEIRFGIYEIEKIVLETSQKRFNPKLYAIIDEKYLEKIELRETVKILQENGATMIQLRIKTLPDKKFFQVAEKIKKAITNPEIKFIINNRPDIALGTKADGVHLGQDDLPLRIARAMLGEKAIIGISAHNLKEALKAEKDGADYLGVGAIYPTQTKLDTQLRGLNLIRKLRAKISLPIIGIGGINEKNYRAVIRAGADGIAVASYLFEGNLKENLRRLKL
- the raiA gene encoding ribosome-associated translation inhibitor RaiA, with the translated sequence MNITISARNFTLTDAITEFAGRKLGKLRRFEHHIIDGNLILEKDKSISIVELTLRVKHSTITCKVNTQDIYQGIIDVAKKAERQLQKYEDKFKERKRMAAKTKRV